DNA sequence from the Oxalobacteraceae sp. CFBP 8761 genome:
TTTGACCGTCGCGGCAATAAAAACGATGCACTCAGAAAACTAGATGACGAACAGAATCAAACCCGGATTTTGGTAGCGCTAAATTAGCAAATAATAATGAGGGTCAGAGTCGAATTGTTTGACAACTTTGGGGAATTGCCCATTAAATCTACTCTGACCCTCATTGTGATTTGACGTGGAAGTGCTCTTAAACATTGCTTTGCACTATTGGTGGTCGGTTGTGGAGGGCGTGCGAGGGGATTTGCTACACTTGGTTCACTTACTTTGTAGGCGGAACAGACTATGAATCAAGCCAAAGTGCCGCAGGAGAAAGATGGGTGGTTTACGCTGTCTGGCGATGTCAACAGTGATATGGTGCACCGGATGTTCGAGGCCGTGGCTCATATGACGGAAGATGGCATCGATACTGCCCACGTACTGCTGCAATCCAACGGTGGTTATGTCAGCGATGGGCTGTGCCTGTATAACTTCATGGCCAATTCGCCCATTAAATTTGTCATGTACAACGCCGGGGCGGTGGCGTCGATTGCCGTCGTCGTGTATTTGGCCGGGTCGCGCCGCTACGCCAGCGAGACGGCGCGGTTCATGATTCACAAGTCGCATGCGACGGCGTCGCCCGGTTCACGACCGGACGCGCTCAATATCATCGTCGAGGGCCTGCGCGCCGACGATGCGCGCACCGAGGCAATCCTGCGCAAGGAGATCGAGCTCACGCCCGAGCAGTGGAGCGTGCATCAGTACGGCGACCTGCACATGACGGCGCGCGATGCCAAGCTGGCCAGGATGATTCATGAAGTGAAAGACTTTGCGCCGCCCAAGGGCGCCATTCTGCGCAATATCTGACTGTCGTCCGGCCCTGCTGGCGCGCAGTCTGCCTCAGCGCCTGGTGTCGCTCTAGTCGCTCTGGCGCCCTGCGTTTGCGTGCTGCCCGGGAATGCCGCCCTGGACGTCAGCAGCGGAGAGCGAGCCAGGTTCATGCGATTCATTCACACGGGTATCCGGTTGCTGGACCGGCGTGGGCTGACACGCCGAGTTCACCGATGCATCGGTCGCCAAATCCGGTTGCTGGTTCGACAAGGCATCGGACTGCCCGGCTGGATTGTTCTCGCGATGCTGGCGTTCGGCGTCGATATGCGGTGCCTGCGCGCTGCTCTGATTGCCTGTGCCTGCATCAGCGTTGTTTTTCTCGACCATGATGATTCCTTTCAATAGTGTCGACAGATCGTACTCCTGCCGCCGATATGGCGTTGTTCGTTTCCGCGAACTGCTACCCGGCAAAGCCCGGCGCCGCAGGCTCATTGGACAGCGGCCTCAGCCTCTGTAGACAGGCGCCTGCCTGGGAAGCTACTATCGACGTTGGCAAGCGCTGTACTGGCGCCCGCCTGCGCAGTGCCGCTCTGCCTCTGGCCCGCTGTGTTTGCTCATTGCTGACTGGCAAGAGTGTGGCAAAATAGAGGCTCGCCTTACTTCGCCGAATCGTCATGGCCACCCCATCCGCCCAGACCAACGCCGCGCGCAATGCCGCCGCCCAGCAGGCAACGCTTGCCGAGCTGGTCGCCATCGCCTGCCGCCAGGCCGGGGCGGATCTGGGCGACGTGGTCCGGCGCATCGTGTCGGTTTTGCTCGACCTTACCGCAGCTGGTCCTGATCCGCGCGCCGTGATGCGTCGGGTCAAATCCGGCAACCTCCTCAAAAATAACGATTACGCCTTCGTCCACCTCGCTACCAGCGCGCTCGAAGCCGCGCTGGAAGCCGAGATCGCACTGCTGGCGCCGGGCGCCACGGCCGCGCAGGCCGCCCCCGTGGCGCTGAGCCTCGTGCCGCTCGAGCAGATCGACCAGCAGATGGCGCTGGACGCCGTCAGCCGCCCGTTCGACCTGCAGTACTCGGAGCAGCTTGCGACCCTCGGCGTGCGCCTTGGATTGCTGCTCGGGCGCGACCTCGTGCGCGCCGCCCATAACCCGTTTCGGCCTGCCGTGTTCCTGGGCGCGCTGCACGCGGCGTGGTGCGAGTTCGAGCCCGACCCGGAGGCGCACGTCCTGCTCGCGCCGCTGCTGCGCCCGGGCCTGATGATCGACCTCGGCCCGCTCTACGAAGCGTTGACCGAAGCGCTCAAGGCCGCGCGCAAGGGCAGGGGCGATGACACACGTTTTGCCAAGACCGATGACCGGGCCGCGCGCCGCGCCGAACGTGCACGGCGCGAAGCGTCGTTGTCGGACCAGCTGCGCCAGCTGTTCGACCCGGCGCTGGCCGTGCCGGAGATTCCGAATCTGCCGCAGGGCAGCGGTGGCTGGCGGCCCAGCACCGCGTCGGGCTTTGCCGTCGCGCCGCCGGAACGGGGGACGGATGCGGCACCGGCAGCGAGTACGCCGGTCAGCACGGAGGCTGGCGTCCAGGCCGGCGCGCAAGCCGGCGCCCAAGCTGCCTTCCACCCAGGCG
Encoded proteins:
- a CDS encoding ATP-dependent Clp protease proteolytic subunit; amino-acid sequence: MNQAKVPQEKDGWFTLSGDVNSDMVHRMFEAVAHMTEDGIDTAHVLLQSNGGYVSDGLCLYNFMANSPIKFVMYNAGAVASIAVVVYLAGSRRYASETARFMIHKSHATASPGSRPDALNIIVEGLRADDARTEAILRKEIELTPEQWSVHQYGDLHMTARDAKLARMIHEVKDFAPPKGAILRNI